A stretch of Natator depressus isolate rNatDep1 chromosome 2, rNatDep2.hap1, whole genome shotgun sequence DNA encodes these proteins:
- the LOC141981891 gene encoding polycystin-1-like protein 1, with protein sequence MVSLLAEIPPSGGIILSSFIESISINQDSSLLDHCIMASGLVFLGLILINLYFQLFRMIQKSLLEYWQEPWNWLEVSSCFIVKL encoded by the exons ATGGTGTCTCTGCTGGCTGAAATACCACCATCAGGGGGCATCATTCTATCCTCATTTATAGAGTCCATCAGTATCAACCAAGACAGCTCACTTCTGGATCATTGCATCATGGCTTCAGGG cttgTTTTCCTGGGGCTCATCCTCATTAATCTTTATTTTCAACTGTTCAGAATGATTCAAAAGAGTCTCCTAGAGTACTGGCAGGAACCATGGAACTGGCTAGAGGTGAGTTCTTGTTTCATTGTAAAGCTGTAA